In Paludibaculum fermentans, the genomic stretch GCCGGGGTGCCTTCCTATGCCTTCAGCTACCTGGACCAGTTCGACAATATCGGCAACGCTCATTACAACTCGATGCAGCTTGGCCTGAACTCGCGAGCCCGCGATGTAAGGTACCTGGGGCATATCGACTTCCTTCAGTTCAGCTACACATGGCAGAAGAGCATCGACAATGTCACCGGCTTCCGGGAATCGTCGAGCCGCGTTCCTTACTACAACCGCAACCAGTTCGTGGCGGTATCGGACTTTGACCTGACGCACAACATCAAGGTGAGCGGTAGTTGGGAACTGCCGATTGCCAAACTGAACATGCCAAAGGCCATTGTGGGCGGTTGGCGCCTGCTGCCCTTGTTCAGCTGGCGGACGGGCTTCCCCCTCGACGTGCGGTCGCCGCTGACTCGCAGCCGTACGCGGCCCGGGCCGTCCGGAGTCGGCGACAGCAACCTGGTGCGGGCTGACCTGGTGAAGGCCGGCGTGGCTACCTACGATCCGCACGCAACCCAGACGATCGCGGGACGCTCCGGGTCGTTCTATTTCGACACCACCGCGTTCTCTTCCGCCCGCTACACGGCGAGCAACTGGGATCCGGTGAACAATCCGGCACAGCGGACCTACGGCACGCTGGGGCGCAACGCCTTCCGCGGACTGGGCGCCACCAATCTGGACCTGGCCCTGGCGAAAGAGTTCCCGGTGTGGCGCGAGCGGGTGATCACCGAGTTCCGGCTGGAGGCGTTCAATGTCTTCAACCACACGCAATTCGGCACCCCGAGCACGAACATCGCGAGCTCGCAGTTCGGGATGGTGAGTAGCACGCTGGATCCTCGAATTGTCCAACTGGCGTTGAGGGTCAGGTTCTAGGCCGCACTCCTGCCGGGTCCAGGTGAAGCATGGCCGGTGCTCCTCCCGACGGAGGGGCGCCGGCCTTTCGTTTTTCCGGGTCGTCGGCAACGTGGCAGGGTGCGCCAGATTAGCAGGTTAGAAGACCTCAAAATCTGATAATTTGTTGCCAGTATGTCCAATGACCTGTCGGAACTGTATGCGCAACGGCTGCACCGCTATGTCACCGCGATGCGGAATGGGAAGCCCGACCGGGTGCCGCTGCGCCCGTTTGCGGCGGAGTTCACGGCGACCTACTCCGGATTCACCGACCAGCAGGTCACCCACGACTTCAACCAGGCCTTCGAGGCCGTCATCCGCACCTGTGCGGGTTTTGACTGGGACGCGGCGGTGCCGAACATGGTCTATGTCTGGACCGGCCTGACGCAAGCGGCGAATCTGCGCTACTACGCGACCCCCGGCATCGACGTGGGACCTGACATTGCCTTCCAGTACAGGGAGCCGGAGCAGGACAACGCGTGGATGCTGCGCGAGGAGTACGACGAACTGATCGACGATCCGGTGGGGTTCCTCTACCGGACATGGCTGCCGCGGGTCTCCGCCGACTTCGCGCTGGGGCCGTACCGGCAGAGCCTGGCACTGGTGAAGAGCACCTGGGCGATGGCGAACTACTTCAACGCGTTTGGGCCGCAGGTGGAGAGGATGCGCACGGAGACAGGGACGCCCTCAGCGATCTGCGGCATGTTGAAGGCGCCGCTGGATGTGCTGGCGGACAAGTTCCGCGGGTACCTGGGGTTGGCGTTCGACCTGATGGAGGTGCCGGAGAAAGTGGAGGCGGCTTGCCGGGCGCTGATGCCGCATCTCGCCCAGATCGCCCTGGGCAGCCTGGATCCGGCGCGCCTGGCTCCAATCCCGATCTGGATGCATCGAGGCTGTGTGCCCTTCATCTCGCGCGAGCACTTCCATTCGATCTACTGGCCCACGCTCAAGCCGATTGTCGAGGCGATCTGGGCGCGCGGGAACCAGACGTTGTTCTACGCGGAGGGGAAATGGGATGCTCACCTGGAGGCGTTCGCCGAACTGCCGGCGGGCAGCATCATTTTCCACCTGGATCGCAGCGACTTCCGGTTGGCGCATGAGAAACTGGGCCGCCGCTTTTGCCTGAGCGGCGGGGTTCCGAACAGCCTGCTGGCGTTCGGCACGCCGCAGAAAGTGAAGGAGCATTGCCGGACGCTGATCGACACCTGCGCGGGTGAAGGCGGGTTCATCATGGACGCCAGTGCGATTATGCAGAACGACGCCACGGTGGAAAATGTACAGGCAATGACCGAGTTCACCAGAGAGTACGGCCGGTACTCCCAGATCGCCTGTAGCGGCACACCGCCGGGTCCACCGGAGGATCGCCTGCCCGCGCCGGTGTGGCCGCAAGGACGGATCCCCGCCGGAGCCTGCCTCCCGTGGGCGGCCAAACTCGCCGAACTTCCGCCCATCAGCGGCGATGCCGAACTCTGCCGCAGAGTGTGGGAAGACGTTGATTCCTTAGCATATCTTTACATTTGGCACCTGGTTTTGAGTTTTTGAATCCATCCAAACGGCCAAAAACCAGTTGGATAGCCTGATCCGCGATGGACATCCGGCTGGAAGAGTGACAAACTACCTCCATAGTTCCTTGGAGGAGGAAATGCCACTCGTCCGTCTGTGTGCAATCTGGGTAATGCTCGTGTGCCTGCCTGCCTTCAGTGCGCCCCTTTATCAGGTGTACACCGGGGCGGTCTCGGCCATGGTGTCGGCTGAAGCTTTTCCTGGTGTCTCGGATGCCAAGGGTGCCCTCAAGGTCACAGGCATCCCCACTGGCGCGACCATCAAGGCCGCTTACCTCTATACCAGCGATTGGTTCTCCACCGCGCCCCTGCAGGCAAGTTTTGGGTCCAAGGACGTGGGCGGCGCAGCCCCGGCCAGTACCGACGGTCAGTTCAGCAGCTACCGTTGGGATGTCACCGATGCAATCAATGGAAACGGCAGTTACGATTTTGACCTCAGCGGAGGCTCGCAGATCTATTCCGTTGGGTTGGCTGTTGTCTATTCGACACCCGGCCACCCTGACCGGACGATCACGCTGATGGATTTTTCGAAGGAGGTCTCGGCGCCTAACAACTACGGGGCGACCGCGGGGACTCCTGAGATGAACTTGCACGTGAATAGCCCGTATGACGGTGCGGGTACGCTTTGGCTGATGACGAACGCCGACGATCCGGAGTCGACCGGCGAAGGGATCTACTTCAACGCCGCCCAGGTTGGCGGGCCCATTGATGGAAATCTGGGGCCACACAGCAGCCTGTTCCGGTTGCCGGTGCAGGTCCGCTCCGGTGAGAACCGGATGTCGCTGACCTCCCAGGGGGACTGGTATGGCTGGTCGCTGGCCATTCTGGATGCTCCGGGCGCCGCGGATATTCCCACACCGGAACCGGCCAGCTTCACCCTGGCCCTGGTCGGCCTGGTTGCTTTGGCTCTCTATCGCCGCCGCCGTTCCTAATTGTTTGTCCGCTCCCGCCTCTTAACCTGCGTCCGGAGCGCCGCTGCACCTCCAAAAGGCGCTCCGGGCAGGTAAACTGGAGATATCCATGAACAGCGTGAATTCCTTCGGCAGCGCTGCGGCCCTTCGTGTGGGCGGCCGCGACTATCAGATTCATCGGCTTGCGGCCCTGGGCGCCGCCGGCTACGACCTGAAACGGATCCCTTACAGCATCAAAGTCCTGCTTGAGAACCTGCTGCGCCAGGAAGACGGCGTGGTGGTGAGGAAGAGTGACATCGAGTACGTCGCCAAGTGGGATCCGGCCGGCCGTGCCGAAGAGATCCAGTTCATGCCGGCGCGGGTCATTTTGCAGGACTTCACCGGCGTTCCCTGCGTGGTCGACCTGGCCGCCATGCGTGACGCGCTGGCGAAGATGGGTGCTGATCCGCAAAAGGCGAACCCGTTGATTCCCGTGGACCTCGTCATTGACCATTCCGTGCAGGTCGATGAATTCGGCAACGCGAAGGCGTTCGACCAGAACGTGCTACTGGAATACCAGCGCAACTCCGAGCGCTATTCGCTGCTCCGCTGGGCCCAGAAGGCCTTCTCGAACTTCCGCGCCGTGCCGCCCGGCACCGGAATTGTGCACCAGGTGAACCTGGAATACCTTGCTCCGGTTGTGTTTACGAAGTCGGAGAACGGTGCGACGTTCGCGTATCCCGACACTGTGGTCGGCACTGACTCGCACACGACGATGATCAACGGTCTCGGAGTCGTCGGCTGGGGCGTCGGCGGGATTGAAGCCGAGGCCTGCATGCTGGGCCAGCCGGTGTCGATGCTGCTGCCCCAGGTGGTGGGCTTCAAGCTCCACGGCAAACTGCGCGAAGGCGTCACCGCGACCGACCTGGTGCTCACCGTGGTCCAGATGCTGCGCAAGAAGGGCGTCGTGGGCAAGTTCGTCGAATTCTATGGACCCGGCGTGCTCGACCTGCCGTTGGCCGACCGTGCCACGATCGCCAACATGGGC encodes the following:
- a CDS encoding uroporphyrinogen decarboxylase family protein codes for the protein MSNDLSELYAQRLHRYVTAMRNGKPDRVPLRPFAAEFTATYSGFTDQQVTHDFNQAFEAVIRTCAGFDWDAAVPNMVYVWTGLTQAANLRYYATPGIDVGPDIAFQYREPEQDNAWMLREEYDELIDDPVGFLYRTWLPRVSADFALGPYRQSLALVKSTWAMANYFNAFGPQVERMRTETGTPSAICGMLKAPLDVLADKFRGYLGLAFDLMEVPEKVEAACRALMPHLAQIALGSLDPARLAPIPIWMHRGCVPFISREHFHSIYWPTLKPIVEAIWARGNQTLFYAEGKWDAHLEAFAELPAGSIIFHLDRSDFRLAHEKLGRRFCLSGGVPNSLLAFGTPQKVKEHCRTLIDTCAGEGGFIMDASAIMQNDATVENVQAMTEFTREYGRYSQIACSGTPPGPPEDRLPAPVWPQGRIPAGACLPWAAKLAELPPISGDAELCRRVWEDVDSLAYLYIWHLVLSF
- a CDS encoding PEP-CTERM sorting domain-containing protein, with the protein product MPLVRLCAIWVMLVCLPAFSAPLYQVYTGAVSAMVSAEAFPGVSDAKGALKVTGIPTGATIKAAYLYTSDWFSTAPLQASFGSKDVGGAAPASTDGQFSSYRWDVTDAINGNGSYDFDLSGGSQIYSVGLAVVYSTPGHPDRTITLMDFSKEVSAPNNYGATAGTPEMNLHVNSPYDGAGTLWLMTNADDPESTGEGIYFNAAQVGGPIDGNLGPHSSLFRLPVQVRSGENRMSLTSQGDWYGWSLAILDAPGAADIPTPEPASFTLALVGLVALALYRRRRS